A single genomic interval of Thermovibrio guaymasensis harbors:
- a CDS encoding ankyrin repeat domain-containing protein → MDSVKQKSSLLLSGILSKDINLFSEGVRKGENPFTVNEKGQSFLHLAAKSNAAEIVELLVKLGLSLDERDKKGRTPLHYAAAANSVEAAQKLLSLGAQPDSVDEEGRTPLHYAASAGSLEVLKLLIGKVENPDIPDKKGRTPLFYAAAKSKPETMTLLISSGADLNYKDSLGYTPLIFAAEKDAQSSVLFLIEKGAEVKERDLRGQTALHKAVNNRNLFLVKELFFLKDIPDNDNLYPIHYAVNVGDLDVVRALLDLGADPGSKDKLGKTPLHYAVSRNFKDLVELLISYGASVSEVDSLGRTPAHYAVANDNVEILQLLLKGDSKGELKDKGLLIEAAVSKSVNSLKLLIGEGFNPNERGGEGKTPLHHAAAINAVEVVKALLEAGAQIEAEDVFGGTPLHYAAANGSLEVLQFLLSSGADVNRENKKGRTPLHYAVLKNQPESVRKLILSGADIKRADEVGRTPLHYACELNSPELVEILLKAGADPNVLDPHMVSPLHISAFINGPEVSQMLIDSGADVNLKDKGGKTPLHLCAPKDSFEVANILVERGADLNVTDNQGQTPLHLAVISKSSKVLNLLLEKGADVSLKDVEGRTPLHLAVMSGNRDAVSSLMESSPDLISEADSSGKTPLDYVMEVGDEELFSTFTDYIGSGFTPESPLVKSILKSDRVGFLKALIESGRLSLNQLGKEGQTLLHYAAALGAPKCAAFLVEKGVPVNQKDNFGRLPIHLVSKSDDIETAKVLVEAGAYLDFKDNFGKTPLHFCGMFGASKFARFLIEAGVNPSPEDILKKTPLHYAASSDSAKVVRVLLEAGASLDEKDSQGITPLVEAAKSGKFHVLKEMVDFVLSGNEKQL, encoded by the coding sequence ATGGATAGCGTTAAACAAAAGAGCTCTCTCCTATTGAGCGGAATCCTTTCAAAGGACATAAACCTCTTTTCAGAAGGAGTTCGTAAGGGAGAAAACCCGTTTACAGTTAACGAAAAGGGACAGTCTTTCCTCCACCTTGCAGCCAAGTCTAACGCTGCTGAAATCGTTGAACTCCTCGTTAAGCTGGGCCTCTCACTTGACGAAAGGGATAAGAAGGGCAGAACTCCTCTTCACTACGCTGCAGCCGCCAACTCTGTTGAGGCAGCCCAGAAGTTACTCTCCCTCGGAGCTCAACCCGATTCTGTTGATGAGGAGGGAAGGACTCCCCTCCACTACGCTGCAAGTGCAGGGAGCTTAGAGGTTCTTAAGCTCTTAATCGGTAAGGTAGAGAACCCTGATATACCCGATAAGAAGGGTAGGACTCCCCTCTTTTACGCTGCTGCTAAGTCAAAACCGGAAACTATGACCCTGCTTATTTCATCAGGCGCAGACCTAAACTATAAGGATTCTCTTGGGTACACACCTTTAATCTTTGCGGCTGAAAAGGACGCGCAGAGCTCAGTTCTCTTCTTAATTGAAAAGGGAGCAGAAGTAAAGGAGAGGGACTTAAGGGGGCAAACTGCCCTGCACAAAGCGGTTAATAACAGGAACCTTTTTCTGGTTAAGGAGCTGTTTTTTCTTAAGGACATTCCGGATAACGATAACCTCTACCCGATTCACTATGCTGTAAACGTTGGAGACCTTGACGTTGTCAGAGCCCTCCTTGATTTGGGAGCTGATCCTGGAAGTAAGGATAAGCTAGGAAAGACGCCACTCCACTATGCAGTTTCAAGGAACTTTAAGGACTTGGTTGAACTCCTCATCTCTTATGGAGCTTCGGTTTCTGAAGTTGACAGCTTAGGCAGGACTCCGGCCCATTACGCAGTAGCCAACGACAACGTTGAAATCCTTCAGCTCCTCCTTAAAGGGGATTCAAAAGGTGAGCTGAAGGATAAGGGGCTTTTAATTGAGGCTGCAGTTTCAAAGTCAGTCAACTCCCTTAAGCTCTTGATTGGGGAAGGTTTTAATCCCAATGAGAGGGGAGGAGAAGGGAAGACTCCGCTTCACCACGCTGCTGCCATTAACGCAGTTGAAGTGGTTAAGGCCCTCCTTGAGGCTGGAGCACAGATTGAGGCGGAAGATGTGTTTGGAGGAACTCCTCTTCACTACGCTGCTGCAAACGGTAGTTTAGAGGTTCTGCAGTTTCTCTTGAGCAGCGGGGCTGACGTAAACAGGGAGAATAAGAAGGGAAGGACTCCACTCCACTATGCCGTCTTGAAGAACCAGCCTGAGAGCGTTAGGAAGCTTATACTTTCAGGTGCTGACATTAAAAGGGCCGATGAAGTTGGAAGAACTCCCTTACACTACGCCTGTGAGCTTAACAGTCCGGAATTGGTGGAGATTCTCCTAAAGGCAGGAGCAGACCCTAACGTTTTAGACCCTCACATGGTTTCTCCCCTTCACATTTCTGCTTTTATCAACGGCCCTGAAGTTTCACAGATGTTGATTGATAGCGGAGCTGACGTTAACCTTAAGGATAAGGGAGGGAAAACTCCTCTTCACCTTTGCGCTCCGAAGGACAGTTTTGAGGTTGCCAACATTCTGGTTGAGAGAGGGGCCGATTTAAACGTTACGGATAACCAGGGGCAAACTCCCCTCCACCTTGCCGTTATCTCAAAGAGCAGTAAAGTATTAAATTTGCTCCTTGAAAAAGGAGCTGACGTTAGTTTAAAGGATGTTGAGGGCAGGACTCCCCTTCATCTTGCCGTTATGTCGGGAAACAGGGATGCAGTTTCGTCTCTCATGGAGTCTTCTCCTGACCTTATCAGCGAAGCCGACTCTTCGGGAAAGACCCCCCTTGACTACGTAATGGAAGTTGGAGATGAGGAGCTCTTTTCCACCTTTACAGATTACATTGGCTCAGGTTTTACTCCTGAAAGTCCTCTTGTTAAGTCAATTTTGAAGTCGGACAGGGTAGGTTTTCTAAAGGCTCTAATTGAAAGTGGCCGTCTTTCTTTAAACCAGTTAGGGAAGGAGGGGCAGACGTTGCTTCACTATGCTGCGGCCCTTGGAGCTCCAAAGTGCGCCGCTTTCCTGGTAGAAAAGGGAGTTCCTGTAAACCAGAAAGATAACTTTGGAAGGCTTCCTATCCACCTTGTTTCAAAGAGTGATGATATTGAAACTGCCAAAGTTTTAGTTGAAGCGGGAGCCTATCTTGATTTTAAGGATAACTTTGGAAAAACGCCACTCCACTTCTGCGGTATGTTTGGCGCATCAAAGTTTGCCCGTTTTCTCATAGAGGCCGGAGTTAATCCGTCTCCTGAGGATATACTTAAGAAGACACCCCTTCACTATGCCGCCTCAAGCGATTCTGCCAAGGTAGTTAGGGTTCTGCTGGAAGCAGGTGCAAGTCTTGATGAGAAGGATTCCCAAGGCATTACGCCTCTGGTTGAGGCAGCTAAGAGTGGTAAGTTTCATGTACTTAAAGAGATGGTTGATTTTGTACTTTCGGGGAATGAAAAGCAACTGTAA
- a CDS encoding CsgG/HfaB family protein: MSKFKFTAAFGLLVLLTSGCAYNSIAPSTPVSVKPPVVNEEPPAHSLLQFLPPPKELIPVAIYNFRDQTGQYKVYNNISTFSTAVTQGAASILIKAAYDSGWFLPLERESLADLLTERRIIRSSIEQELKKKGLKPKGDVLPPLKFAPIILTGGIIGYDTDVVTGGFGAKYFGVGGSTQLRRDRVTVYLRAIAAKTGEVLLTVTATKTLLSRELDVHAFKYVKWKRLFQLETGVTTNEPGLYALQGAIEKALYALIVEGMVKGYWQPKNPSDIYSPVVQKYFKWKTEELKKEEDNLRRILGRDFTEKELAQYLKRVKEERNLIQWYEKSKKNRK, translated from the coding sequence ATGTCCAAATTTAAGTTTACTGCTGCCTTTGGGCTACTTGTCCTTTTGACTTCCGGCTGTGCCTACAACTCTATAGCTCCCTCAACTCCAGTCTCAGTTAAACCCCCGGTTGTCAATGAGGAACCTCCGGCCCACAGTCTCCTTCAGTTCCTTCCTCCCCCTAAAGAGCTTATTCCGGTTGCCATTTACAACTTCAGGGACCAGACCGGTCAGTACAAGGTCTATAACAATATAAGTACTTTTTCAACTGCAGTTACTCAGGGAGCAGCATCTATTCTAATTAAAGCAGCTTACGATAGTGGCTGGTTCCTCCCGCTGGAGAGGGAGAGCCTTGCGGACCTGCTGACTGAGAGGAGGATAATAAGGAGCTCCATAGAACAGGAGCTTAAGAAGAAAGGTTTAAAGCCTAAAGGGGATGTACTTCCACCCCTTAAGTTTGCTCCTATTATCTTAACTGGCGGGATAATCGGTTATGACACTGATGTAGTTACAGGAGGCTTTGGAGCCAAGTACTTCGGAGTTGGCGGTTCTACTCAGCTCAGGAGAGATAGGGTTACAGTTTACCTTAGGGCAATTGCCGCTAAAACCGGAGAGGTTCTCTTAACCGTGACTGCTACCAAAACTCTCCTTTCTAGAGAGCTTGACGTTCACGCCTTTAAGTACGTAAAGTGGAAGAGGCTCTTCCAGCTTGAGACTGGGGTAACAACTAACGAACCCGGGCTTTATGCCCTTCAAGGGGCTATAGAGAAGGCTCTCTACGCTTTAATAGTTGAGGGAATGGTAAAGGGGTATTGGCAGCCTAAGAACCCTTCAGATATTTACTCTCCCGTTGTTCAAAAGTACTTTAAGTGGAAAACAGAAGAGCTTAAAAAGGAAGAGGATAACCTCAGGAGAATACTGGGAAGGGACTTTACGGAGAAGGAACTGGCACAGTACTTAAAGAGGGTAAAAGAGGAGAGAAACCTTATTCAGTGGTATGAAAAATCAAAGAAAAACAGGAAATAA
- a CDS encoding curli assembly protein CsgF: MRKVLLSGLILFFLSSTSYSSTMTYKFLIPDFGGDPDYWYGFFNEAEKQNIYHPPTKREEQKESELEDFKNRLKYLILSRLASKIADAAFGEEELKPGTYEIGNFQVQVKPTGTDIQVILVDTTTGNQTTVEVPMYNK; encoded by the coding sequence GTGAGGAAAGTATTATTATCAGGACTTATATTGTTTTTTCTTTCTTCAACTTCTTACTCCTCAACTATGACCTACAAGTTCTTAATTCCCGATTTTGGCGGAGATCCTGACTACTGGTATGGTTTCTTTAATGAGGCAGAAAAGCAGAATATATACCATCCTCCTACTAAAAGGGAGGAACAGAAAGAATCAGAGCTGGAAGATTTTAAAAACCGTTTGAAGTATTTAATTCTAAGCAGACTGGCATCTAAAATAGCTGATGCTGCTTTTGGTGAAGAAGAACTTAAACCTGGAACTTACGAAATAGGAAACTTTCAAGTTCAAGTGAAGCCCACAGGAACGGATATTCAAGTTATTTTAGTGGATACTACTACTGGAAATCAAACTACCGTTGAAGTTCCAATGTATAACAAGTAG
- a CDS encoding curli production assembly/transport protein CsgE has protein sequence MLMLTNYCSAVRIKRKGVVAPFLFILFSLFVLFSFSLPSFGSSSNSDIDYLIIDKTKTPWGHKFYKTFSEVWKPPKGIDSYFIIIEEKKPSFRQSWIYIKVGDNIYMRIVYYSMLKPTTSNFDMQRQAVVASKRVLKYLLTDFLKFKAENEKF, from the coding sequence ATGTTGATGTTAACTAATTATTGTTCGGCTGTAAGGATAAAGAGGAAGGGGGTAGTAGCTCCCTTCCTCTTTATTTTATTTTCTTTATTTGTTCTTTTTTCTTTTTCTTTACCCTCTTTTGGAAGTTCCAGTAACAGTGATATAGACTATTTAATAATAGATAAAACTAAAACTCCGTGGGGACATAAGTTTTACAAAACCTTCAGTGAGGTTTGGAAACCCCCTAAGGGAATAGACAGCTATTTTATTATAATAGAGGAGAAAAAACCTTCTTTTCGCCAAAGTTGGATTTACATTAAAGTAGGAGACAATATATATATGAGAATAGTATATTACTCCATGTTGAAACCGACTACTTCAAATTTTGACATGCAAAGACAGGCAGTAGTTGCCTCAAAGAGGGTACTTAAATACTTGCTTACAGATTTTTTAAAGTTTAAAGCAGAGAATGAAAAATTCTAA